Part of the Vicinamibacterales bacterium genome is shown below.
CGTGCTCGACCCGTCGAGGGTGACCGTCGCGTCGCCGGCCGCGCCTGTCGCCGCCGGGGACTGCCCGCCGCCGCAGGCTCCGCTGAGAAGTGCGGCCGCCAGGGTCCAGCTCAGGGCGTGTGCTGTGGACTGTGTCATGCCGCCAGCGTAGTCGCCGCCGATTTCGCAGCAGTTTCCGGTGTGTAAATTCAGCGTTAACGGGCCGTATCGCGCGCCGCGGCCCGGCCCTTGGCCGATGCCAGGCCGCGCCGGGCCGGCGTGGCCGGCACGTCCTGGCCGTCGGCCTCGTCGACCGGGCGCGCCTGGATCCGAAGGGGGCGGTCGAGCGCGCGGGCCAGCGGTTCGAGTTGCCGGGTCGCCGCCCAGACTTCCAGCTCCGCGTCGCCCCGCACTTCGAGCTCCACGCCGAGCGTGTCGGCACGGGTGCTGACCGAGAGCCGGCGCACCACGCCGTGCCGGCTGCGGTCGAGCGACTCGGTGAGCCGCAGGATGGCGCCGAGGACCCGCACCGCCCGGCGCAGGCCGCCCGGCAGGTCCTCGTAGCCCTCGTGCCCGCGCTTCGGCTCGGCGCGCCGGTGGTACCGCGCGGCCAGGGCGATGACCTCGATCTCGTAGGGCTCGAAGCCGCGCAGGTCCCCGTTCTTGATGAGGTAATAGGAGTGGCGGTGGTGGCGCTCGTAGCTGATGTGGTTGCCCACGTCGTGGAGCAGCGCGGCGTACTCCAGCCATTCCCGCTCCCGGTCACCGAGGCCGTGCACGGCCTTCAGGCCGTCGAAGAGGCCCAGCGCGAGGCGGCCGACCTGACGGGCATGGTCCTCCTCCCAGCCGCACCGCTCCGCCAGCTCCACGACCGACCGCCGCCGCACATCGGGGATCTCGTCCACCTGGCGGATGTGGCGGCGGTTGCGCTGGATGAAGTCCAGCACGAGGCCTTCGCGCAGCGCCAGATCGCAGAGCGTGATCTCCGAGGCGCCGAGCGTGCGGAGCAGCGTGTCGAGCAGCACCGCCCCGGCCACGACGAGGTCGGCGCGGCGCGGGTCGAGCGCCGGAATCTCCAGCCTGCGCTCGAGCGGCAGGTCGCACGCGAGCTTGCGCACCCGGCGGATGGCCTTGGCCGACACCCGGAGGTTGCGCACCTCGGCCGGCGCCGAGCCGGTCTCCACCGCCGTGGCGACCGACCCGAGCGAGAGGATCGTGCCGGACGTCCCGATGACGCGATCGAACCCCGCAGCGACGACGTGGGCCAGGTAGCGATCGGCGAGCGCCCCGATGTGGCCGACCAGGCGGCGTTCGTCGCGCCCGCTGAGCGGGTCCGACGTCACGAAGCGTTCGGTCAGGCGGATGACGCCCATCTTGAAGCTGCGGGCGTACCGCACCTGGTCGCCCGCGCCCAGCGTCACCTCGACGCTGCCGCCGCCGATGTCGATGACCACCGCCGGCCGGGGCGTCTCCACGCCGTAGACGGCGGCGAGGTGGATGAGGCGCGCCTCCTCGGTGCCGGTGATGATGCGGGGACGGATGCCGGTCTGGGTCTCGATCGCCCGCAGCAGTTCGCCGCCGTTCTCGGCCTCGCGCGTGGCGCTCGTCGCGGCGGCCAGGATCTCGTCGACCTGATGGGACCGCGCGAGGCGCTCGAACTTCGACAGCGCCTGGAGGGCCGCCGTCATGGCGCTCTTCGTCAGGCGTCGGCCGTCGAGGCCGCCGGCGCCGAGGCGGACCATTTCCTTCTCGCGGTCGATCACCTCGAAGGAGAAGTCCGACCGCACGCGCACCACGATCATGTGCACCGAGTTCGTCCCGATGTCGATGGCGGCGAGACGCATGCGCGGGTGGCGGCTATAATGGGCGCCTTTCTGGCGCCCGGGCGGTTGACCCGCGCAAGTATGGCACGACGATCCCCGATCGATCTGCTCGAGCCGCGACGAGCGGCGCTGGCCGCGGCCCTGCCGCCGGCGCTCGATGGCGATCGCGGCGGCGTGCACCAGGCCCGGGTGGCCTCGCGGCGCCTGCGCGAACTGGTGCCCGTCTGGCCGGGCCTCGACGATCGCGACGCCCGCCGGGCGCAGAAGCGCCTCCGCCGCGTCACGCGGACGCTCGGGCGCGTGCGCGAGCTCGACGTGAGCGCCGGGCTCTACGAGCAGCTCATCCAGGACGCGCGCCCCCATCCGCTGGCCCAGGCCGCCGTGGTCCGCGCGCTCACGGCCGCCAGGGCCGCCGCTCTCCGCGCGGCGCGCCGCGCGTGGACGGCCCGGTCCGTGGCGCGGCTGTGGGAGGCGGTCGCGGCGCTCGACGCCGCGCCGGGCGCCATCGAGGACGTCGGCGCGGCCGCGGCCGCGCGCATGGCGACGCGGCAGCACCAGGCGCGCGAGGCCATCGCGCACGTCGGCGTCCTCTACGAGCCCGAGCGGCTCCACGCCGTGCGCATCGCCGCCAAGCGCTGGCGCTACGCGCTGGAGATCGCCAACGACGTGAGCCCCAGCCGGCCGGCGGCGGCGCTCCTGGCGCGTCTCAAGGCGCTGCAGGAACGGCTCGGCCG
Proteins encoded:
- a CDS encoding Ppx/GppA phosphatase family protein; translated protein: MRLAAIDIGTNSVHMIVVRVRSDFSFEVIDREKEMVRLGAGGLDGRRLTKSAMTAALQALSKFERLARSHQVDEILAAATSATREAENGGELLRAIETQTGIRPRIITGTEEARLIHLAAVYGVETPRPAVVIDIGGGSVEVTLGAGDQVRYARSFKMGVIRLTERFVTSDPLSGRDERRLVGHIGALADRYLAHVVAAGFDRVIGTSGTILSLGSVATAVETGSAPAEVRNLRVSAKAIRRVRKLACDLPLERRLEIPALDPRRADLVVAGAVLLDTLLRTLGASEITLCDLALREGLVLDFIQRNRRHIRQVDEIPDVRRRSVVELAERCGWEEDHARQVGRLALGLFDGLKAVHGLGDREREWLEYAALLHDVGNHISYERHHRHSYYLIKNGDLRGFEPYEIEVIALAARYHRRAEPKRGHEGYEDLPGGLRRAVRVLGAILRLTESLDRSRHGVVRRLSVSTRADTLGVELEVRGDAELEVWAATRQLEPLARALDRPLRIQARPVDEADGQDVPATPARRGLASAKGRAAARDTAR
- a CDS encoding CHAD domain-containing protein, which codes for MARRSPIDLLEPRRAALAAALPPALDGDRGGVHQARVASRRLRELVPVWPGLDDRDARRAQKRLRRVTRTLGRVRELDVSAGLYEQLIQDARPHPLAQAAVVRALTAARAAALRAARRAWTARSVARLWEAVAALDAAPGAIEDVGAAAAARMATRQHQAREAIAHVGVLYEPERLHAVRIAAKRWRYALEIANDVSPSRPAAALLARLKALQERLGRAHDLHVLAEHLHDVENRLVSRSRPAARDVRQLIRRIDAECRQLHAAFLTHHADVAAVQAPAERGRPRGRRRTAA